One Acidimicrobiia bacterium genomic window, CATGCCGTCGCCGAGGCGGCGCGCGAGCTCGACACGCTCGCAGGCGACCGCAAGCTCATCTTCCGAACCGACCGCATCGATCCAGCGAAGAACATCGTTCGCGGGTTCATCGCGTACGACCACCTTCTCACCGAGCGACCCGAGTGGCGCGAGCGCGTGGTGTTCGTCGCCATGCTCACCGCGTCGCGCGAGAACCTCGCCGAGTACGTGACCTACCAGAAGGAGGTCGAAGATGCGGTAGCGAGCGTGAACGAACGCTGGGGCACAGACAGCTGGCAACCAGTGATCGTCGATACGCGTGACGACTTCGAGGGAAGCGTCGCCGGCTTCACCCGCTACGACGTGCTCGTCGTGAACTCGCTGAAGGACGGACTCAACCTCGTGGCGAAGGAGGGTCCGCTCGTGAACCGGCGCGACGGCGTGCTGTGCCTTTCACCCGAGGCCGGCGCGTACGCGGAGCTCCACGAAGCTGCGGTCGCGGTGCACCCCTTCGACGTCGAGCAAGCCGCGAACGCGTTGCATCTCGCGCTCTCGATGGGTGACGACGAACGGCGCGCGCGCGCCACGCGGCTCCGGCAGCTCGTGCTCGCGCACACCCCTCGCACCTGGCTCGACGCGCTCGTCAGCCACGCGCGCTGATCCCGCTCACGAGATCACCGAGCACCTGCGCCAACCCTTCGGGGCCGTCGACCACTACGTCGGCGTCGAAGATGCCTGGCGGTGCCTCGGCGGACCGCACGCCGATCCGTACCGTGTGCGCGACGGCGCCCGTTTCGGCGAGACGCGTCAGCACGTCGAACGCGACGAGATCGCCAGCGTCGTCACCCGCGAACACGGCGACCGACGCACCGGTCACGAGCTCGGCGGTGACCGTGCCCTTGTCGACGGGAACCGGCGGCCGTAGCTCGACCGCCATCCGAGTCCGCAGCGGCTCGCCGAGGTCGTAACGCCGGGCGAGCCCGGCGGCGAACGCCTGCGCCTCGGTCGCGAGCGAAGGCGCGGTGCGCCAGTGGATGGTGACCGCCACCCGACCCTTGTGCTCGACGAGGAGATCGGGAAACGCATCATCGGCGTCTTGCGCAACCTGGGCCATCACCTCGAGCCAGGGCTCGGCCCGAGCATCGACCACCACCTCACCGTCGACCATCCGCTCGAGCCCGTACAACCCGGCGTAGACGATCCCGTCGATGCCGAGCGCGTCGACGAGGAACGCAACCGGGCGTCCGCTCACCACCGCGACGCGATCGACGAGCGGCACCAGTGCGGCAAGGGCCTCGCGCGCTGCGGGAAGCGGCCGCGCGCTCGCGGGGTCGGCGACGATCGGAGCCAGCGAACCGTCGAAGTCGACGAGGATCACCGCGTGGCGGGCGTCCTCGACGAGGGGCTGGAGCGCGGGCGGGACGGTCACACGGGGATGGCGCAAGCGGACGCGGCTATAACGTGCCCGAGATCACGATGCAGTCGGCGTCTTCTGAGTCCTTGGGTACATCGGACGGGAACGCTTCTGAGGTCGCGCCTGCGCCGATCCCGTACACGGCGATGACCACGCCGTCGCCCTCGAACCCCGACCGGCACTGGACGACCGTTCCCTTGCGCGTCGTGTTGAAGTTCGCCGTCGGAAGCGTGTTGTACCCGAAGCCCTTGAGCTTCTCGCTGAGCGACTGCGCGGCGCCCTGCACGTCGGACGCGTTGTAGACCTTGATCGTGACGTCAGTGGCTTTGTGCGGCTTCGGCCGCTCACCGGCGGGCAGCGTGGTCGTCGACGCGGGCCCGGGGCTCGGGGTAGACCCCCCGCCAGTGTCGTCGAGGATCTGGAGACCGATGATCCCCACGACCACGGCCACGAACACGAGCGCGGCGCCACGGAACGCGCTCGGCACTGCCTGACCGCGGCCGGGCCCTCCTCGTGCGGGCGCCGTCACCGAGACTCCGGGTCGGCGCGCGTGCGGTCGAGGCGGCCGCGGCGGCGGCGATCGCGCTCGCGCTGCAACCGCTTGACCGTCAACGGGTCGTAGGCATAGGCCGACGCATCATCGAGCAAGCCCCGCAGCAACTCGTAGTAGCGGGTGCCCGAGACGCCCAGTTCGGTACGGATCGCGGCCTCCTTCGGCCCGGAGCGGGTCCACCAGGATCGTTCGAAGTCGAGAATGGCACGATCGCGTGCCGCGAGGCCCATCAGGTGCACGATCCTGGTCGCCCAGGCCCCTTGGGTCAAGCATTTCCGGCCTTGCCCGCCCAGCACATGGGTCGCTCACGCTCCTACACGATGACGCTGCGGATGACCTCGCCGGCTTCCATGGCGCGGAAGGCGTCGTTGATCTCGTCGAGCGCGATCCGCCGCGACACCATGGCGCCGATGTCGAGACGTCCGGTCTCCACCAGGCCGACGAGCCGAGGGAAGTCGCGCCGCACCTGCGCGCCGCCGTACATGCAGCCCAGGAGCGCCTTCGACCCGTAGAAGAGCTCCATCGCGGACAGCGTGACCGTCGCGTCGAACGCCGACATGCCGACGACAACCGCCGTACCACCGCGGCGCGCCGTCGCGTAGGCCTGCTGGATCGTCTCCGGGAGTCCGATCACCTCGAACGCGTAGTCGGCGCCGCGTCCCTCGGTGAGCTCCTTGACCTGCTGAACCGGATCGCCGTCGGCCGGATCGATCAGGTCGGTCGCCCCGAGCTGCTCAGCGGTCTTGCGCTTGAGCTCCACCGGGTCGACGGCGAAGATTCGCGACGCGCCCGCGATGCGCGCGCCCTGGAGCACCGACTGGCCGACACCGCCGCAACCGATGATGGCGACGGTCGAACCGGGCTTGACCTGCGCGGTGTTGAGCGCCGCGCCCACGCCGGTGGTGACGCCACAGCCGATGAGCGCGAGCTGCTCGGAAGGGAGATCGGTCTCGATCTTCACGCACATCGACTCGTCGATCTGCATCTCGTCGGCGAACGTGCCGAGACCGGTCATCGCCCGTATGTCGGAGCCGTCGGGGCGCGTGCCCTTGGTCTCGAAGCCGACTGCACCCATGCCCTCGCACAGCTGCGACTGGTCGTTCAGGCAGAAGAAGCAGTTGCCGCACGCGGGGACGAACGACGCGATGATGCGGTCGCCGGGCTTCACGCGAGCAACTTCGGGACCGATGGCGAGCACGGTCCCGGCGCCCTCGTGCCCGAGGATCAACGGCGTGCCCATCGGTACCTTGCCCTGCTGGGCGCTGAGGTCGGAGTGGCACACACCGCTCGCGTCCACGTGCACGCGCACGCTCCGCGGGCCCAGATCGGCAAGCTTGATCTCCTCGACGACCAACGGCTCGTTGTATGCCTGCAGGATCGCAGCCCTCATCGCTCGCTCCTCTCACCCCGGTAGCCCGGATGCTTCGGCGCCCATGGTGCCACGGATGGCACGCGTTCTCCCAGGGCAGGTTCGCGCGAGGATGCCCGGGTGCCTCGGACGGAGAAGTTTGACGAGCTCGCCCGCATCCTCGAGGGCCTCCGCCGGTTGCCCGAGCTCAACGAGATGAAGCCTGGCGTGTTCTACGTGAAGCGACGCGCGTTCCTGCATTTCCACGAATCGGCGACGGCGCGCCATGCCGACGTCCGGAACGGCACGGACTGGGGCGAGCCAATCGAGCTACCGCTCGGCCGCGTCTCGACGACCGCGAGCACGAAGTTCCTGCGTGAGGTCCGCACGCGGCTCGACGCGACCATCAACGCGTAGCAAGGCCCTGCGCCGCAGCGAGCGCGGCGAGCGAACGATTCGGGAGCCGGGTGTCGGAATCGAACCGACGACATCTTCTTTACAAGAGAAGTGCTCTACCGACTGAGCTAACCCGGCGAGGCAACCAGGTTACTACTCGCCTTCCCCATGGGTCGCTCTGCTTCGCGCGATCTCCGCACACGCGATCGCGGCAGCGGCGCTCACGTTGAGCGATTCGATGTGGCCGTGCATCGGTATCGATGCGACCACCTCGCACCGTGCGCGCGCGAGTCGTGACAAGCCACGGCCTTCGGCACCGAGGACGAGCACGAGTGGTTGATCGGCGACGGGCAGCTCGAACACGGAAGTGTCGCCTTCGGCGTCGAGGCCGACGCACCACACGCGGGCGCGCGCGGCGCGTTCGAGCACACCGGGTATCCCGGACACGAACGCAACCGGTAGGTGCTCGAGCGCGCCCGCGGCGGC contains:
- the otsB gene encoding trehalose-phosphatase, whose translation is MTVPPALQPLVEDARHAVILVDFDGSLAPIVADPASARPLPAAREALAALVPLVDRVAVVSGRPVAFLVDALGIDGIVYAGLYGLERMVDGEVVVDARAEPWLEVMAQVAQDADDAFPDLLVEHKGRVAVTIHWRTAPSLATEAQAFAAGLARRYDLGEPLRTRMAVELRPPVPVDKGTVTAELVTGASVAVFAGDDAGDLVAFDVLTRLAETGAVAHTVRIGVRSAEAPPGIFDADVVVDGPEGLAQVLGDLVSGISARG
- a CDS encoding LytR C-terminal domain-containing protein; this encodes MTAPARGGPGRGQAVPSAFRGAALVFVAVVVGIIGLQILDDTGGGSTPSPGPASTTTLPAGERPKPHKATDVTIKVYNASDVQGAAQSLSEKLKGFGYNTLPTANFNTTRKGTVVQCRSGFEGDGVVIAVYGIGAGATSEAFPSDVPKDSEDADCIVISGTL
- a CDS encoding Zn-dependent alcohol dehydrogenase; the protein is MRAAILQAYNEPLVVEEIKLADLGPRSVRVHVDASGVCHSDLSAQQGKVPMGTPLILGHEGAGTVLAIGPEVARVKPGDRIIASFVPACGNCFFCLNDQSQLCEGMGAVGFETKGTRPDGSDIRAMTGLGTFADEMQIDESMCVKIETDLPSEQLALIGCGVTTGVGAALNTAQVKPGSTVAIIGCGGVGQSVLQGARIAGASRIFAVDPVELKRKTAEQLGATDLIDPADGDPVQQVKELTEGRGADYAFEVIGLPETIQQAYATARRGGTAVVVGMSAFDATVTLSAMELFYGSKALLGCMYGGAQVRRDFPRLVGLVETGRLDIGAMVSRRIALDEINDAFRAMEAGEVIRSVIV